Proteins from one Niallia circulans genomic window:
- the pepF gene encoding oligoendopeptidase F, whose product MQITKQTRPSRQDVPEALKWKVEDLFVDGQAWKTALQQAESSIPSFESFKGKLHTSSSTLLECLKAQETLLEKLVLISTYASLKQSEDGTNPENQANSSLFAALNAKVNGTLSFIQSEILEIPEELIEKFLKEEQELAVYKRNIEKILSSKKYALSSETEKVLASLGQIHASPYLVYQNSKLADMSFASIEDEKGMELPVSFALFEDVYEFSPDPFIRRKAYKSFTDTLSKYNNTIAAAYSTEVKKQVTIANIRGYASVTDMLLEPQEVTTEMYHNQISVIFNELAPHMRKFADLKKTQLGLDKMLFCDLKAPLDPEFNPKTTYEEASETILEALKVMGPEYSEIMKKALTERWVDLADNVGKSTGAFCSSPYGSHPFILITWGNTMRSAFMLAHELGHAGHFYLANKNQRIINTRPSTYFIEAPSTMNEMLLADYLLASTDDNRMRRWTILQLLGTYYHNFVTHLLEGEFQRRVYKLAEEGTPLTASVFNDVKGNILREFWGDSVEITEQDHMTWMRQPHYYMGLYPYTYSAGLTASTAVAASIRENGQDTVDKWLDVLRAGGTKTPLELLNDAGVDMSKPDAIKKAVAYVGTLVDELADSFN is encoded by the coding sequence TTGCAAATCACAAAGCAAACAAGGCCATCTCGTCAAGATGTGCCAGAAGCATTAAAATGGAAGGTAGAAGACCTTTTTGTTGATGGACAAGCATGGAAAACAGCTCTGCAACAAGCAGAAAGCAGTATTCCCTCGTTTGAAAGTTTTAAAGGAAAACTGCATACTAGCAGTTCCACCCTTCTTGAATGCTTGAAGGCTCAAGAAACTTTACTTGAGAAGCTAGTTCTGATAAGTACATACGCTTCCTTAAAGCAATCAGAAGATGGAACAAATCCTGAAAACCAAGCGAACTCCTCCCTTTTTGCTGCATTAAACGCTAAAGTAAACGGCACTCTGTCCTTCATTCAATCGGAAATTCTCGAAATACCAGAAGAGTTAATAGAGAAATTCCTTAAGGAAGAACAAGAGCTCGCAGTATACAAGCGAAATATCGAGAAAATCCTCTCTTCAAAAAAGTATGCATTATCGAGCGAAACAGAAAAAGTACTTGCGTCTTTAGGACAAATTCATGCATCTCCTTATTTAGTGTACCAAAACAGTAAACTGGCAGATATGAGCTTTGCTTCGATTGAAGATGAAAAAGGCATGGAGCTACCTGTATCCTTCGCCTTGTTTGAAGATGTGTATGAATTCTCTCCAGATCCTTTCATAAGAAGAAAAGCTTATAAATCATTCACAGATACTTTATCAAAATATAATAATACAATCGCTGCAGCATACAGCACTGAGGTAAAAAAACAAGTAACCATTGCAAATATTCGCGGATATGCTTCCGTCACAGATATGCTTTTGGAACCACAGGAAGTAACAACAGAAATGTATCATAATCAAATCAGTGTCATCTTTAATGAGCTTGCACCGCATATGAGAAAATTTGCTGATTTGAAGAAAACCCAATTAGGATTAGATAAAATGCTCTTCTGTGATTTAAAGGCACCACTTGATCCTGAATTCAATCCAAAGACAACTTATGAGGAAGCAAGTGAAACTATTTTGGAAGCATTAAAGGTGATGGGACCAGAATATTCGGAAATCATGAAAAAAGCTTTAACAGAAAGATGGGTTGACTTAGCTGATAATGTCGGCAAGTCCACAGGTGCTTTTTGTTCAAGCCCATATGGCTCTCACCCATTTATTTTAATTACTTGGGGCAACACAATGAGAAGTGCGTTTATGCTGGCACATGAGCTTGGCCATGCAGGCCATTTCTACTTGGCAAACAAAAACCAAAGAATCATTAATACACGCCCATCAACTTATTTCATTGAAGCACCATCAACTATGAATGAAATGCTGCTAGCAGATTATCTGCTTGCAAGTACTGATGATAATAGAATGAGACGTTGGACAATTCTTCAGCTCTTGGGCACTTATTATCATAATTTTGTTACACATCTACTCGAAGGTGAATTCCAACGCAGAGTTTACAAGCTCGCTGAAGAAGGTACACCACTAACAGCAAGTGTTTTTAATGACGTTAAAGGCAATATCTTAAGGGAATTCTGGGGAGATTCTGTGGAAATTACAGAGCAGGACCATATGACCTGGATGCGTCAGCCTCATTATTATATGGGATTATACCCGTACACATACTCTGCAGGACTAACAGCATCAACAGCAGTCGCTGCAAGCATCCGGGAAAACGGCCAAGACACAGTCGACAAATGGCTCGACGTCCTCCGTGCAGGCGGAACTAAAACTCCATTAGAATTGCTGAATGACGCTGGCGTTGACATGTCAAAACCAGATGCAATCAAAAAAGCCGTTGCCTATGTCGGCACATTAGTCGACGAACTTGCAGACAGCTTTAACTAA
- a CDS encoding transcriptional regulator SplA domain-containing protein, with protein MDTVDPKDLQLGDEVYVIYHNPHTPSVSNVKPAEIVQHPKDPNALALFLNDTFHTIEDDDALFQSESDATSAYNQMYQDEIDNYF; from the coding sequence ATGGATACAGTAGACCCAAAAGACCTGCAACTAGGTGACGAAGTATATGTTATCTACCATAACCCACATACACCATCGGTTTCCAATGTGAAGCCTGCAGAAATTGTGCAGCATCCAAAAGACCCTAATGCACTGGCGTTATTTTTAAACGACACATTTCATACGATTGAAGATGATGATGCACTGTTCCAATCTGAATCTGATGCCACAAGTGCATACAATCAAATGTATCAAGATGAAATAGACAATTACTTTTAA
- a CDS encoding cold-inducible protein YdjO-related protein, giving the protein MFFNRKGMDDKPEEVLLNMEVYACNSCNGWMRKDFATEDLKCPLCGNETSMEMRELPQINN; this is encoded by the coding sequence ATGTTTTTTAACAGAAAAGGAATGGATGATAAGCCTGAGGAAGTATTATTGAACATGGAAGTATATGCGTGTAATTCATGCAATGGCTGGATGCGTAAGGATTTTGCAACAGAGGATTTAAAATGTCCGCTATGTGGTAATGAAACATCAATGGAAATGAGAGAATTACCGCAAATTAATAATTAA
- a CDS encoding alanyl-tRNA editing protein: MTNQLYYTSPYTSSWTTNIIKTIHTDGKEYVLLENTGFYPEGGGQPADTGTINGVKVLDVQKQEDGTILHQVEQQIAGQTAECKLDWETRYDHMQQHTGQHLLSAVLHEWNNIATVSFHLGNDYTTIDIEIDKLTQTDLLEIEALCSKHIFANKEIKTYFVSTEEASSIPLRKLPSVTGNLRIVEIDQFDYSACAGTHVSHTGELGLIKLIKTENHRGQTRLFFLCGHRAIKDYQSSQIILNELSDKFRTNKDMLADRIEKLEKEKKSINNELEALKQENANLLAEGLTSSTDSPVISATFEDKSLKDLQLLAKTILKDNDHPIVFASALDKKILIQHNGSPVFSCGALIKEILAVTNGKGGGNNTQAQATFDTSLDLDQAFRKIIVQLEQILLA, from the coding sequence ATGACAAATCAACTGTATTATACTTCCCCTTACACGTCTTCATGGACGACAAATATTATCAAAACAATACATACTGACGGCAAGGAATATGTCCTATTAGAAAATACCGGATTCTATCCTGAGGGTGGCGGACAGCCTGCGGATACAGGCACAATTAATGGAGTTAAGGTATTAGACGTGCAAAAACAAGAAGATGGCACAATTCTTCATCAGGTAGAGCAGCAAATTGCCGGACAAACAGCTGAATGCAAGCTGGATTGGGAGACACGATACGATCATATGCAGCAACATACTGGCCAGCATTTACTTTCTGCTGTACTGCATGAATGGAACAATATTGCAACAGTTAGCTTTCACTTAGGAAATGATTACACGACAATTGACATTGAAATAGACAAACTGACCCAAACAGACCTACTAGAAATAGAAGCACTTTGCAGCAAGCACATTTTTGCAAACAAAGAAATCAAAACATATTTTGTATCTACGGAAGAAGCTTCCTCCATTCCATTAAGAAAGCTTCCTTCTGTGACTGGCAACCTTAGAATAGTGGAAATCGACCAATTTGATTACTCTGCCTGTGCTGGAACACATGTTTCTCATACTGGTGAGCTTGGTTTGATTAAACTTATCAAAACAGAAAATCACCGCGGTCAAACAAGACTATTCTTTTTGTGCGGGCACCGTGCAATCAAGGATTATCAATCATCACAAATTATTTTAAACGAGCTCAGTGACAAGTTCCGCACAAATAAGGACATGCTTGCAGATCGAATTGAAAAATTAGAAAAAGAAAAGAAATCCATTAATAATGAGCTTGAAGCACTCAAACAAGAAAATGCAAACCTTTTAGCTGAAGGGTTAACTAGCAGTACGGACAGCCCTGTAATTTCTGCAACTTTTGAAGATAAATCGCTTAAGGATTTACAGCTGCTTGCCAAAACTATTTTGAAAGACAATGATCATCCAATTGTCTTTGCGTCAGCATTAGATAAGAAAATATTAATCCAACATAACGGCAGTCCTGTCTTTTCCTGCGGAGCGCTAATAAAGGAAATTTTGGCTGTAACAAACGGCAAAGGTGGCGGAAATAATACACAGGCCCAAGCAACCTTTGACACTTCTCTTGATCTTGATCAGGCATTTCGAAAGATAATTGTTCAACTAGAACAAATTTTATTAGCATAA
- the recQ gene encoding DNA helicase RecQ, whose product MFEKALSVLKEYFGYDTFRIGQEEVIRQILQGENVACIMPTGGGKSICYQVPAMLFPGVTLVVSPLISLMKDQVDSLTEAGIPATFLNSTLDSYESSKRMGDLKRGKYKILYVAPERLAGEFFIDMLNDLEIRFIAIDEAHCISQWGHDFRPSYSRLGQLIRRLEKRPIVAALTATATPVVKEDICAQLEIPVENTVITGFERDNLSFSVVKGEDKHRYMEGFLKNNKEESGIIYAATRQDVEKLYDRLTNKGFLVAKYHGGMSDKAREEQQQKFINDDYQLMIATTAFGMGIDKSNIRFVIHYQLPKNMEGYYQEAGRAGRDGLPSECILLYSAQDIRIQRFLIDQTTHDPAKQEQDLAKLQAMINFCHTEDCLQKYILHYFGEQTEQKCERCSNCKDERHVVDVTVDAQKVLSCMMRMGERFGKTMVAQVLTGSKNKKIIDFSLDKVKTYGIMKEQSAKAVSDFIEFLISENYIAVSSGSMPILKVAPTGKEVLLQKKQVLRKEQAEAKVIVEDNDLFQRLRMLRKSLADSEGVPPFVIFSDQTLKLISSQKPENEEELANIKGIGDHKLQKYGGIILETLQSYKQENPEDWKKEHEVTSTDTSMLPKKKPKTENSHLVSLELLQAGLNIKEIAEKRAMTPITIENHLLRCDEEGEVIDWSQFLSLDDHQQIEAVLEQGETDKLKPIKEQLPAHISYFQIKIALVLFARKQKI is encoded by the coding sequence ATGTTTGAAAAGGCATTATCAGTATTAAAGGAGTATTTTGGATATGATACCTTCAGAATAGGGCAAGAGGAAGTGATACGGCAAATACTGCAAGGGGAAAACGTAGCTTGTATTATGCCGACTGGCGGAGGGAAATCAATCTGCTATCAAGTTCCTGCGATGTTATTCCCAGGTGTTACGCTCGTTGTTTCACCGCTTATCTCCTTGATGAAGGATCAGGTCGATTCATTAACAGAAGCAGGTATTCCTGCAACCTTTCTTAACAGTACATTAGATTCGTATGAATCTTCCAAAAGAATGGGAGATTTGAAGAGAGGGAAATATAAAATTTTATATGTAGCCCCGGAAAGATTAGCTGGGGAATTTTTCATTGATATGCTGAATGACCTCGAGATTCGCTTCATCGCAATAGATGAAGCTCACTGTATTTCCCAATGGGGACATGATTTTCGTCCAAGCTATTCAAGATTAGGACAATTAATCAGACGACTTGAGAAACGGCCGATAGTGGCGGCGTTAACTGCGACAGCAACCCCTGTTGTTAAAGAGGATATTTGTGCACAACTAGAAATCCCTGTTGAAAATACAGTCATAACTGGGTTTGAAAGAGACAATTTATCCTTTTCTGTCGTCAAAGGGGAAGATAAGCATCGTTATATGGAAGGATTTCTAAAAAATAACAAAGAAGAATCTGGAATAATATATGCTGCCACAAGACAGGATGTTGAAAAGCTTTATGACCGTTTAACAAATAAAGGTTTTCTAGTGGCTAAATATCATGGTGGCATGAGTGACAAGGCAAGAGAGGAACAACAACAAAAATTTATTAATGACGATTATCAATTGATGATTGCTACAACAGCCTTTGGGATGGGTATCGATAAAAGTAATATTCGGTTCGTCATTCATTATCAGCTTCCGAAAAATATGGAAGGCTATTATCAGGAAGCTGGCCGTGCCGGCAGGGATGGACTTCCAAGTGAATGTATTCTTTTGTACTCTGCACAGGACATCCGTATCCAGCGGTTTCTCATTGATCAGACAACACATGATCCCGCTAAACAGGAGCAGGATTTGGCCAAGCTGCAGGCAATGATTAATTTTTGTCATACAGAGGATTGCCTCCAAAAATATATTCTCCACTATTTTGGAGAGCAAACAGAGCAGAAATGTGAAAGATGCAGCAATTGTAAGGATGAAAGACATGTTGTTGATGTGACAGTTGATGCACAAAAAGTCCTTTCCTGTATGATGCGTATGGGCGAAAGATTTGGAAAAACAATGGTCGCCCAAGTGTTGACAGGCTCAAAAAACAAAAAGATAATCGACTTTTCCCTAGATAAAGTTAAAACATATGGCATTATGAAGGAACAGTCTGCTAAAGCTGTCAGTGATTTCATTGAATTTCTTATATCGGAAAATTATATTGCTGTCAGCAGTGGCTCCATGCCAATTTTAAAGGTGGCACCAACAGGGAAAGAAGTGCTGCTTCAGAAAAAACAAGTGCTTAGAAAAGAGCAGGCCGAAGCGAAGGTTATAGTTGAAGATAATGACTTGTTCCAGCGATTAAGAATGTTGCGGAAAAGCCTTGCAGACAGCGAGGGAGTTCCTCCGTTTGTTATTTTTTCTGATCAGACACTTAAGCTCATTTCCAGTCAAAAACCAGAAAACGAAGAAGAACTAGCTAATATAAAAGGGATAGGCGATCATAAGCTACAAAAATACGGCGGGATCATTCTTGAGACACTGCAGTCATATAAACAGGAGAATCCTGAAGACTGGAAAAAAGAACATGAGGTCACAAGTACAGATACTAGCATGTTGCCTAAGAAAAAACCGAAAACAGAAAACTCTCATTTAGTTTCCCTTGAATTATTGCAAGCTGGCTTGAATATAAAAGAAATTGCGGAAAAAAGGGCGATGACTCCTATCACTATTGAAAACCATTTGCTGAGATGTGATGAAGAAGGAGAAGTAATTGATTGGAGTCAATTTTTATCTCTTGATGATCATCAACAAATAGAAGCAGTATTAGAACAGGGTGAAACTGATAAGCTTAAGCCTATTAAGGAACAGCTTCCGGCACACATCAGTTATTTTCAAATAAAGATAGCACTCGTCTTATTTGCAAGAAAACAAAAGATATAA
- a CDS encoding YjcZ family sporulation protein: MSGEHTAGFGGGFALLVVLFILLIIVGSSYVGFGY; encoded by the coding sequence ATGAGTGGTGAACATACAGCAGGATTTGGTGGAGGCTTTGCTCTCCTTGTAGTGCTATTCATTTTATTAATCATTGTAGGATCTAGTTATGTTGGTTTTGGTTATTAA
- a CDS encoding MFS transporter, which produces MKTQKQLYILQCFYFFAFFGSGSIAPLLSVYLNKSIGLSGFEIGMIMSIGPVVTIFFQPFWGILSDKTNSPTAILKLCAFFAGLCGLGYLFIDQFVWIFVIATMIAVFQSAIVPISDSITIKFTSEHKLDYGNVRMYGALGFGIAVFIMGRLSEIAPSIIFLSFFAALLICSFATAMIPKEKALANGNPLKGASKLFTHKKYMLFLIITFMIFSPNLANNTFFGLFVEGSGGTYTGIGIAFLIAVLSEVPFMKIAGAWIRKFGLLEITLFSGIISLVRWIFYFTEPNLSLVYATAFLQGFGVGLFIPAGLQYIRKIAPAHLIATSITFYSAIGNGLGNWFNTFIGGFIFDHYSIFSVYLFFSLLTVIGLGLNVFLLRLEKKEATINSRLNENPS; this is translated from the coding sequence ATGAAAACACAAAAACAACTTTATATTCTGCAATGCTTTTATTTTTTTGCCTTTTTTGGCAGTGGCAGCATCGCACCGCTGCTAAGTGTTTATTTAAACAAATCAATTGGTTTATCTGGCTTCGAAATTGGAATGATCATGTCAATAGGGCCAGTAGTGACAATATTTTTTCAACCCTTTTGGGGAATACTGTCTGATAAAACGAATTCACCAACAGCCATTCTTAAATTATGTGCATTTTTTGCCGGATTATGCGGTTTAGGGTATTTGTTTATTGACCAGTTTGTCTGGATTTTTGTGATTGCAACAATGATTGCGGTTTTCCAAAGCGCGATTGTGCCGATATCTGATAGCATCACAATTAAATTTACAAGTGAACACAAATTAGACTATGGTAATGTCAGAATGTACGGTGCGCTTGGGTTTGGGATTGCCGTATTTATAATGGGAAGATTGTCTGAAATTGCTCCAAGCATCATCTTCCTGTCCTTTTTCGCGGCATTGCTAATTTGTTCCTTCGCAACTGCCATGATACCGAAGGAGAAGGCTCTAGCTAACGGAAATCCGTTAAAAGGAGCAAGCAAGCTGTTTACACATAAAAAATACATGTTGTTTCTAATTATTACCTTCATGATTTTCAGTCCGAATTTAGCGAATAATACTTTTTTTGGTTTATTTGTGGAAGGTAGCGGCGGAACTTATACAGGGATTGGCATAGCTTTTTTAATTGCTGTCTTGTCAGAGGTGCCCTTCATGAAAATTGCAGGTGCATGGATTAGGAAATTTGGTTTGCTTGAAATCACATTATTCTCTGGCATTATTTCGCTAGTCAGATGGATTTTTTATTTTACAGAACCAAATTTATCGCTCGTTTATGCAACAGCTTTTCTACAAGGCTTTGGAGTTGGTTTGTTTATACCTGCTGGTCTACAGTACATAAGAAAGATTGCTCCTGCTCATTTGATTGCAACGTCCATTACTTTCTATTCCGCCATCGGAAATGGACTTGGCAATTGGTTTAATACTTTTATTGGGGGATTCATTTTCGATCATTATAGTATTTTTTCTGTGTACTTATTTTTTAGTTTGTTGACTGTCATCGGGCTCGGATTAAATGTTTTCCTGCTTCGTTTGGAAAAAAAAGAGGCAACTATTAATAGTAGGCTAAACGAAAATCCGTCATAA
- a CDS encoding ZIP family metal transporter, whose translation MLEAAIWGAVASLSLMFGSIIGLIFKIPVKVNAYLMALGTGVLIGASSFDLLMESMEKSGIKRTAIAFLGGALLFTIIELILYKKGGTNRKRSSGNTAAHSGIAIFIGTLMDAIPESLIIGLSLIASNHVDILFIVAIFISNFPEALSSTVGLKKDGYQKKRIFLLWSSVVLISALSSLIGYSFLANASEIAIASIEAFGAGGLIAMVCSTMLPEAYEKGGPVVGFISCAGLMIALALTSLSG comes from the coding sequence ATGTTAGAAGCTGCAATTTGGGGTGCTGTTGCAAGTTTGTCTTTAATGTTTGGGAGTATCATCGGCCTAATATTTAAGATTCCTGTTAAAGTAAACGCCTATCTTATGGCACTTGGAACAGGTGTGTTAATAGGAGCCTCATCATTTGACCTGCTTATGGAGTCAATGGAAAAGAGTGGGATAAAAAGGACGGCTATTGCTTTTCTTGGCGGAGCATTGCTGTTCACTATAATAGAACTAATACTCTACAAAAAAGGCGGCACAAACAGAAAAAGGTCGAGCGGAAATACTGCAGCACATTCTGGTATCGCTATTTTCATTGGTACATTGATGGATGCTATTCCTGAATCATTAATTATTGGGTTAAGCTTAATCGCAAGCAATCATGTGGACATACTATTTATCGTCGCAATCTTTATAAGCAATTTTCCTGAGGCGCTTTCCTCCACCGTCGGCTTAAAAAAGGACGGTTATCAAAAGAAAAGAATTTTTCTGCTTTGGTCAAGTGTTGTCCTAATTTCCGCACTAAGCAGTTTAATCGGCTATTCCTTTCTTGCAAATGCATCAGAAATAGCAATTGCAAGTATAGAAGCATTTGGGGCAGGAGGATTGATTGCGATGGTATGCTCCACTATGCTTCCAGAAGCATACGAAAAAGGCGGTCCTGTTGTAGGCTTCATTAGTTGTGCTGGTTTAATGATAGCACTTGCGCTTACATCTCTTTCTGGATGA